The genomic interval TACTCATGTAATTAACCCTTTAATATCTTCCGATTCATGACATTTTGGCTTTTGTCGATTATTACGATCACTTTTCTCCTTAGCTTTGGATATTAAATCGGGTACGGATACCGAACCCGACCCGGGACCCGGATCCGAAAAAGCAGACATGAATTGATCcgcattatcattattattagcaCGTGTTTTTGATGATCTTAACCTCGACGATCCACTTACTCCACCGACGCCGGGATTAGATTCTTTAGATTTCTTCCGGCGAGTTTTTTTGGGAATATCGGGCGAGTTTCTCACCGGAGAATCAATCGCTAAACTCGAATCAGAGGATCGTCTCGGACTATCCGTTGTATTTTTTGAAGATCTTCTGTGCTTCGTCTTCTCCGTTTTTTCTCTCGTCGGAGAGTCGGCGCCGATTCCAGCCGCTGTCGCCGTGGATGTATGACGCGATCTTGATGATTTTGGCAATTCAGGTAAGTCTCTAGCCGGAGAATTTGGTAGACGTGTAGTTCTCCGATTAGGATCTTCGCCGCTGGTGAGACTTAATGGTCCGTTGGCGAAAGCAGTGGGTGATTTGAACTCGTTCATCTGTATAGGATATGGCCTAATTAAGTGAGGCTTTGTCATAAATTCGTTAATTGGCGGGAAactcatttatatttttattttattttgaatttttggcAATTATATCATCTCAATTCTCAACTACCACttcattttcatttaatatgaaTTAGTAGTAAACTTAAGGTGTGATTAACTGTGACTACAATACACCTAAtatcatatttaaaaataaataaaatcataaaaataaaaataaaatatttaaaaaaaataaaaaatattataaattttttaaataataatattagatataccaatataaatttaatacatGTACAAAAAGTGTGCACATAAATTGTCtatattagtaattaattgTAAAAAGTAGATGATACTCTAAATTTGCTAACAGTTTAGTAGTTTGAAGAATTttattatcaaaatttgaggTTAGAGGGTTAAGTGCAAGTGTACTGATAATTGAGAGGATTTAGTTGTAAAAcactcttttattttttgtggtAATATCCCTTTAACTTTACTTTTGTTTGTAAATTTAAGGCGCTCGTTAAATCTTATCGTTAAATAACTACTAGAATTACCACTAGTATAGAAATTTAACATTGAGATTTAGCAGATGTCTCAAATTTACAAATAGAAGCAAAGTTAAATATTATTGCtacaattaaagaaaaaaaaatgaagaaattaAGTGTATGAACTCAAATTCTAACAAAATTTCACTGCTAATTATCTTaataaatctaataaatatGCCCAACTAAGACTCATCATCCGAGCCACAAAAATTTTACGGTTAATCGAGACTCTGTAAAAAATATGTTGTTTATGCCTTTTCCAGAGTTTCAACCAATCACGTGGTTCgaattttaattgaaaatatgAATGCATAATTCTAACCAGTCATGTGACTCGAATTGTGAATTTTTAATCAACACATACACAACATTCTAAatttaatgaataataatagtaataatgaaatactattttcaatttaattaaaataaatttacccAGCTGGGAGAATTTACAGAGGGACCATCCCAGCCTATATGGGCCACATGCTTCACATCAGTTGGAAAACCTATCTGCATTTCTGGTTCTTTTTCATTATCtgaattaatttgaaatttcattaataattatatataacaatattaaaattcataacaaaacaataataatacaattaattatataaaataaatttacttaccAAATATTTGAGAGATGTATCTTAAGCCTTTCAACAAGCCCTTCatcttattgttgttgttagacatttttatatacatatgtatataaaaaagatgtaatggaaaattaaaaaaacaacaataataataataataatcaaaataATCTCTCTCTTAGTGATAACTCATTttgtaataataaatttataaattgttAGAGTATTGGTTGATCATGAAAAATTCAGAATCTTCTGAATTCTCATGCACTGAAATATTTTGTGTGCATTAattcaccttttttttttcaattttattttattttttctgggaaaatagagagaagaaagaaaaaaggttatgaagagagaaagaaaagggtgtttaattaattaaagatgaGTAATCGTTTATTTCGTCAATCTAATGGCTATGCTTTGTTTTTTGGTCTTAGGAATGAATGAAAACCATGAATTTTCATCTATAAAAACGgtgtcaaaacaaaaaaaaaaaagattattaactagtattaattaataataacaataatcatTGCTACTCTAAATATAGAACAGTTTTAACAAGTCATATGTTATgagattataataataataataataaggtaaatatcatttttgtaAATTAGACTCTTGATTTTGTTAAATTATAATTtcgattttatattttttaaaataatttaaaataatgcaTTGAGTTTAATTTTCGACAAAATAGTACATAAGACTATCTTTAATGCAAGATCTAAAAAATTGTGCtaaatttgacaaaaaaattgagtttgtaCATTTAGTCCACTATTTACAATTGTGCTCTAATACACAAaatgttaaataaataaaaaaaaaataattaattatattgatagtcatttgatattttattcagaatatacaaaaattattattattattgtttaaataataataatatggtaaataaaaaatataaaatttaataaaagccaataaatcataataattattgtcactgtataaattaaaaattattatttattatgggccaattaaatttaacacaatgttatagggaaatttacaaaaatactgtaatTTAGGTtaatctttacaaaaatactatcacacaaaaatcttttcaaaaatactgtgtttttataaaacaccagtaaaacacaaagcagaacaactcaaaacaatagtagaacaactaaaaaatatcagtagaacaccagtgaaacttaacacagtatactgcagtatgaaacttataaaaaaacacagtaaaaaagtaaaaaataacatttggcagtatttttgtaaaaaaatagcaaaagttagtataccatgtaaatttcccaatgTTATATCTTGTTGGTTAGAGTGTATAACacatatttgtatatatttatgaaaatactCATATTGAAGCATGTCACCCAACCCAATTATATgcttacaaaatttatttaaattaattttttttctatattttttttttttttgaaaagtttcttttcaaatttaaaaccctatttctttaacaacttttttttttctttcttttatataaTAAGCTATCTTtgatcaatttatttttttttctataatccACGACCACACATATTTaacattatgagaaaaaaaattattaatcaaattatcaaaatatgttcaataataatatattttacttttggTAAATATAATTTGAATCAAAACAATTTAgttgaaatattaaaaataatcttgattttatgtttaattttttttataggtaaaaacaatttttttgtgAGGACTCGA from Cannabis sativa cultivar Pink pepper isolate KNU-18-1 chromosome 4, ASM2916894v1, whole genome shotgun sequence carries:
- the LOC133036584 gene encoding CRIB domain-containing protein RIC6, whose protein sequence is MYIKMSNNNNKMKGLLKGLRYISQIFDNEKEPEMQIGFPTDVKHVAHIGWDGPSVNSPSWMNEFKSPTAFANGPLSLTSGEDPNRRTTRLPNSPARDLPELPKSSRSRHTSTATAAGIGADSPTREKTEKTKHRRSSKNTTDSPRRSSDSSLAIDSPVRNSPDIPKKTRRKKSKESNPGVGGVSGSSRLRSSKTRANNNDNADQFMSAFSDPGPGSGSVSVPDLISKAKEKSDRNNRQKPKCHESEDIKGLIT